A single window of Thalassoroseus pseudoceratinae DNA harbors:
- the ggt gene encoding gamma-glutamyltransferase — protein sequence MHRRNTKTLLIVLTTISVLSTRRVLAAEESAVEPVYQHAVVAADHPLASAAGVEMLKKGGNVIDAAVATSFALSVVRPSSCGIGGGGFLVFYDAKQRKSFAYDYREMAPAKSHPDMFVDALANNAAVPFPSRNGGLAVGVPGTVAGLLTVHELYGKLDRKTVLAPAIRYAAEGVEVDEHMRSVQRAMLQRFEENPTWKVRFRPLYDLYLNKGEIWSKDARFFSPQLTVLKRIAENGLQGFYLGKTAVQLSQTVQTAGGILSEDDLSKYTPKLRKPLRGHFGQAEVHTMPPPSSGGIALLETLNLLSAAAKLNKTELDQLKHNSPEYLHLLTESMKHAYADRAAYLGDPDFVDVPTQTLISSKYAAELARRISTDQTYPPSHYGRFWLRDDSGTSHFSVMDAEGNAVACTETVNTYFGSMVVDPALGVVFNNEMDDFTAIPGQPNAFGLIQSKSNSPEPGKRPLSSMSPTILVRDGKASLALGASGGPRIISTTLQVLLNVENFGLAPMAAVRQPRVHHQWLPDVLYAEAPLMTEIQAPMKERGHVVERRSALAICQVAQRKKDGLRGASDPRKHGKAAGY from the coding sequence ATGCATCGTAGAAATACCAAAACCTTGTTGATTGTGCTCACCACGATCAGTGTTTTGAGCACACGTCGTGTTCTGGCGGCGGAAGAATCGGCCGTCGAACCGGTTTATCAACATGCCGTGGTGGCGGCGGATCACCCGTTGGCCAGTGCTGCTGGCGTGGAGATGTTGAAGAAAGGTGGGAACGTGATCGACGCCGCCGTGGCGACGTCATTTGCGTTATCTGTCGTTCGGCCTTCGAGTTGTGGCATCGGCGGCGGTGGCTTTCTTGTCTTCTATGATGCCAAGCAGCGGAAGAGTTTTGCGTACGATTACCGCGAAATGGCTCCCGCGAAAAGCCATCCGGATATGTTCGTCGATGCGTTGGCGAACAATGCGGCCGTGCCGTTTCCCAGTCGCAATGGCGGGCTTGCCGTCGGAGTCCCGGGGACTGTTGCGGGTTTGCTGACCGTTCATGAGTTGTACGGGAAACTCGATCGAAAAACCGTCCTTGCCCCCGCAATCCGTTATGCCGCTGAAGGCGTGGAAGTCGATGAGCACATGCGTTCAGTGCAAAGGGCGATGTTGCAGCGATTTGAGGAGAACCCGACGTGGAAAGTCCGATTCCGTCCGCTGTACGATCTCTATCTCAACAAAGGGGAAATTTGGAGCAAGGATGCAAGGTTTTTCTCGCCGCAACTAACTGTGTTGAAAAGGATTGCAGAGAACGGTCTCCAGGGGTTCTATCTCGGCAAGACCGCTGTGCAGTTGAGTCAGACGGTGCAAACTGCGGGGGGGATTCTCAGTGAAGACGACCTAAGCAAGTACACGCCGAAACTCCGAAAACCGCTCCGTGGCCACTTTGGCCAAGCTGAGGTCCACACCATGCCGCCTCCGTCCAGCGGGGGAATCGCATTGTTGGAGACGTTGAATCTTCTGTCCGCCGCCGCGAAGCTCAACAAGACGGAACTTGACCAGTTGAAGCATAACAGTCCGGAATATTTGCATCTGTTGACGGAGTCGATGAAGCACGCCTACGCCGACCGAGCTGCTTACCTCGGCGATCCCGATTTCGTTGATGTTCCGACGCAAACCCTGATCAGCTCGAAATATGCAGCGGAATTGGCACGACGAATTTCGACCGACCAAACCTATCCGCCGTCCCATTATGGTCGGTTCTGGCTGCGGGACGATTCCGGCACCAGCCACTTTTCGGTAATGGATGCCGAAGGTAACGCCGTGGCCTGCACGGAGACCGTGAACACGTATTTCGGCAGTATGGTGGTCGATCCGGCCTTGGGAGTCGTCTTCAATAATGAGATGGACGACTTCACCGCTATTCCAGGCCAACCGAATGCGTTTGGCTTGATTCAATCGAAGTCGAATTCCCCGGAACCGGGGAAACGTCCGCTTTCGAGCATGTCTCCCACCATTCTCGTTCGTGACGGGAAAGCAAGTTTGGCGTTGGGAGCGTCTGGTGGTCCACGAATTATCAGTACGACGTTGCAAGTTCTGCTGAATGTGGAGAATTTCGGGCTGGCTCCGATGGCGGCCGTGCGGCAACCGCGAGTACATCATCAATGGTTGCCAGACGTTCTCTACGCGGAAGCCCCATTGATGACGGAAATCCAAGCCCCGATGAAAGAGCGAGGACACGTTGTAGAACGCCGCAGCGCATTGGCCATCTGCCAAGTGGCGCAGCGGAAAAAAGACGGGCTACGCGGAGCCAGCGACCCCCGCAAACACGGAAAAGCCGCTGGATACTGA
- the rny gene encoding ribonuclease Y, which produces MGMDIAIAAVVSLIVGGAAGYFFDRARRGEAYRTREQIIKDAETEANNTRTSKELAFEKELLDRRKEVEKEFNQTRDELRKLEARLEKRESTLDEQAQDYLKRERMLETRQTRLDEKNKVVETKERELERVLKDQQEQLYKITGLSQDAAKELLLEQLGRELSNETGALILEHQAKLKETCDRQAREAVVMSVQRYAAAHTSETTVSSVDIPNDEMKGRIIGREGRNIRAFEKATGVDVIVDDTPGVVIVSAFDTVRREIGKLSLQTLIQDGRIHPSRIDEVVAETQKEMDEHIRQLGLEAAQEANVPGLHEKIIDLMGRLNFRVSYSQNVRRHSIEVAHLTGMLAQQLGLDEVLARRCGFLHDIGKAADHEMEGGHPAVGAELLKRYGEGPEVVHAALGHHDDIRVEHIYTVLVAAADAISAARPGARRETLEKYIRRLEELEALANGFPGVNQSYAVQAGREIRVVVDARQVNDREAAKMARDIAKAVEQTLTYPGEIKVSVLRETRNVAVAR; this is translated from the coding sequence ATGGGGATGGACATTGCCATCGCAGCCGTTGTGAGTTTGATCGTGGGAGGAGCCGCCGGCTACTTCTTCGATCGGGCTCGACGCGGAGAGGCTTATCGCACACGCGAACAAATCATCAAAGATGCCGAGACGGAAGCCAACAACACACGAACGAGCAAGGAGCTTGCGTTCGAGAAGGAATTGCTCGATCGCCGCAAAGAAGTCGAGAAGGAATTCAACCAAACCCGAGATGAACTCCGCAAGCTGGAAGCTCGACTCGAGAAACGGGAGTCCACGCTCGATGAGCAGGCTCAGGATTATCTCAAGCGAGAGCGGATGCTCGAAACCCGGCAAACCCGGCTCGACGAGAAAAACAAAGTCGTCGAAACCAAAGAGCGTGAACTCGAACGAGTTCTCAAGGACCAGCAAGAACAGCTCTATAAAATTACCGGTCTTAGCCAAGATGCTGCCAAAGAGTTGCTCCTGGAGCAACTCGGACGTGAACTTTCGAACGAAACCGGGGCGTTGATTCTTGAGCATCAAGCCAAGCTCAAGGAAACATGCGATCGGCAAGCCCGCGAAGCCGTGGTGATGTCGGTTCAGCGTTACGCGGCCGCTCACACGTCGGAAACGACGGTCTCCAGCGTTGACATTCCCAACGACGAAATGAAAGGCCGCATCATTGGTCGCGAGGGTCGCAACATTCGAGCGTTCGAGAAAGCGACCGGTGTGGATGTCATTGTCGACGACACGCCAGGCGTGGTGATTGTCTCCGCGTTTGATACGGTCCGCCGTGAGATCGGCAAGCTCTCGCTGCAAACGTTGATTCAAGACGGTCGCATCCACCCCAGCCGAATTGATGAAGTCGTTGCCGAGACTCAGAAAGAGATGGACGAACACATCCGGCAACTGGGTTTAGAGGCGGCTCAGGAAGCTAACGTTCCCGGATTGCATGAGAAGATTATTGACTTGATGGGCCGGCTCAATTTCCGTGTCAGTTATTCGCAGAATGTGCGACGACACTCGATCGAAGTTGCCCATCTCACAGGAATGCTCGCGCAGCAACTTGGGTTGGATGAGGTTTTGGCCCGGCGGTGTGGTTTCCTGCACGACATCGGCAAAGCTGCCGACCATGAGATGGAAGGCGGACACCCCGCCGTCGGGGCGGAATTGCTCAAACGATATGGTGAAGGCCCGGAAGTGGTTCACGCCGCGTTGGGGCACCATGACGACATCCGTGTCGAGCACATCTACACCGTTCTCGTGGCTGCTGCGGATGCGATTTCCGCTGCCCGTCCCGGTGCCCGTCGCGAGACACTGGAAAAGTACATCCGTCGCTTGGAAGAACTAGAAGCGCTTGCCAATGGTTTCCCCGGCGTCAACCAATCGTATGCGGTGCAAGCGGGTCGTGAAATTCGCGTGGTCGTTGATGCACGACAGGTCAATGATCGTGAAGCCGCAAAGATGGCACGTGACATTGCCAAAGCGGTCGAGCAGACGCTCACGTATCCGGGGGAGATCAAAGTCAGCGTTCTTCGGGAAACTCGCAACGTCGCCGTCGCTCGGTAG
- a CDS encoding DUF1501 domain-containing protein gives MATIPRRDFLFGLGSSLGALALTDLRASEAKATGPLSPKPPMHEPKAKAVIMLFMEGGPSQADTFDPKPKLTELHTKESTRTAGLANGKRFFVGSPFKSRKVGNAGIDMSEPWQYLADPEVADELCVYRGCQAESLNHPEALLQMNTGSRLGGDPGIGSWVTYGLGTENQNLPGYVVMTELALPQAGPANWTNGFLPAYYQGTRLRSNGSPILDLNPPSYKTRDHQRKALDRLAMLNARHAEAHPEHAELAARMESYELAYRMQMSVPGIIDLSQEPEHVHRAYGLDRQETAAFGKQCLMARKLVEDGVRFVQIFAGGWDSHDYLERGHSSRIASVDQPIAALIKDLKARGLLDSTLVVWTGEFGRTPDNNYRGGVTALGRGHNVDAMNMWFAGGGVKAGSIVGATDEIASEAVDVVHPIRDVHITMLHLLGLDDNKLTYFHAGRYKQLSQFGGELIPELIA, from the coding sequence ATGGCTACTATTCCACGCCGCGATTTTCTTTTCGGACTTGGCTCCTCACTCGGTGCACTCGCATTGACGGACCTGCGGGCCTCGGAGGCGAAGGCAACGGGCCCGCTGTCGCCAAAGCCGCCGATGCATGAACCGAAGGCGAAAGCCGTCATCATGTTGTTCATGGAAGGTGGCCCCTCTCAGGCGGACACTTTCGACCCGAAGCCGAAACTCACAGAACTTCATACCAAGGAGTCGACGCGAACGGCAGGACTAGCGAATGGCAAACGGTTCTTCGTTGGAAGTCCATTTAAATCGCGAAAGGTAGGGAATGCGGGCATTGATATGTCAGAACCTTGGCAGTATCTAGCTGACCCGGAAGTCGCCGACGAACTTTGTGTCTACCGGGGTTGTCAAGCTGAGTCGCTGAATCACCCCGAGGCCCTGTTGCAAATGAACACGGGGAGTCGACTTGGAGGAGATCCAGGGATTGGCTCTTGGGTGACGTATGGTCTTGGGACAGAAAACCAAAACCTGCCCGGCTACGTCGTAATGACGGAACTCGCACTTCCGCAAGCGGGACCAGCCAACTGGACGAATGGTTTTCTTCCGGCGTACTACCAAGGAACTCGACTACGATCGAACGGTTCCCCAATTCTTGATTTGAACCCACCGAGCTATAAAACTCGGGATCATCAAAGAAAGGCGCTGGACCGTCTTGCGATGCTCAATGCCAGACATGCCGAAGCCCATCCAGAGCACGCTGAGTTAGCAGCACGTATGGAGAGTTACGAACTCGCATATCGAATGCAGATGTCTGTGCCGGGAATTATTGATCTTTCCCAAGAACCAGAACACGTCCACCGCGCCTATGGTTTGGATCGTCAAGAAACAGCTGCGTTCGGCAAACAATGTCTCATGGCTCGCAAGTTGGTTGAGGACGGTGTTCGGTTTGTGCAGATCTTTGCCGGGGGTTGGGATAGTCATGACTATCTCGAACGTGGTCACTCTTCACGAATCGCCAGCGTCGACCAACCCATTGCGGCACTGATTAAAGACCTCAAAGCTCGTGGACTACTTGATAGCACGCTCGTCGTTTGGACTGGTGAATTCGGCCGAACGCCTGACAATAACTACCGGGGCGGCGTTACTGCTCTGGGACGAGGGCACAACGTGGACGCGATGAACATGTGGTTCGCAGGTGGGGGAGTGAAAGCAGGATCAATCGTTGGTGCCACCGACGAAATTGCTTCCGAAGCCGTCGATGTTGTGCACCCCATTCGCGATGTTCACATCACGATGCTGCACTTACTGGGTCTGGACGACAACAAACTAACCTACTTTCATGCCGGTCGGTATAAACAACTCTCGCAGTTTGGCGGCGAGCTTATTCCTGAACTGATCGCCTAA
- a CDS encoding sulfatase family protein codes for MQRLSLVAFALLCSVSYANDRPNILYIMSDDHAAHAISAYGGRLAKIAPTPNIDRLATEGAMFTNAFCTNSICSPSRSCVLTGLYNHTNGTFDLSGKVEPGQQMLAIQMQKAGYQTAMIGKWHLKAEPADFDYYCVLPGQGKYHNPEFRVRGDKPWGKNTIKFEGHHVTDAITDLTLDWLKTGRDQEKPFFLMHHYKAPHDYFDNAPRYESYLADVEIPEPPTLWKRDAKFGSIATRGANDELLPHIGTSIGSRNPRRSYLLDLPKMYPAEFPKNYNPDHYSDEENTRLAYNAYLKKFLRCVKGIDDNLGRLFRYLEETNQLDNTVIIYTGDQGFMLGEHDYQDKRWMYEESQRMPFLVRYPKTIKPGQRFDTIIENVDYGPTMLDFADAQIPSTVQGRSFKSLLETGKEPDGWKQEAYYRYWMHMAHHDNPAHLGIRTKTHKLIYYYGCNYDGGYQTPPGWELYDLVNDPHETQNIFHDPQHRELVADLKQRLSDTRKRVGDDGSHFPDCEAIVQKFWDYDDADQAEAVKISHQYLRRRQEELKAGKKWVTTWKGNVTDDD; via the coding sequence ATGCAGAGATTGTCGCTCGTTGCTTTTGCGTTATTGTGTTCGGTCAGCTATGCGAATGATCGCCCGAACATTCTTTATATTATGTCGGACGACCATGCGGCTCATGCGATTTCCGCGTATGGCGGTCGGCTAGCGAAAATCGCACCAACCCCGAACATCGATCGGCTAGCAACTGAAGGAGCGATGTTCACAAACGCATTCTGTACCAACTCGATCTGCTCACCGTCTCGTTCGTGTGTTCTCACCGGCCTATACAACCACACGAATGGAACATTTGATCTCAGTGGGAAGGTTGAGCCTGGTCAGCAAATGCTAGCAATCCAGATGCAAAAAGCCGGCTATCAGACAGCGATGATCGGCAAGTGGCACCTCAAGGCTGAACCGGCGGACTTCGATTACTACTGTGTGCTCCCGGGTCAGGGAAAGTATCACAATCCCGAATTTCGTGTGCGTGGCGACAAACCTTGGGGTAAGAACACAATTAAGTTCGAAGGTCATCATGTTACAGATGCGATCACAGACCTCACTTTGGATTGGCTCAAGACAGGTCGCGATCAGGAAAAACCTTTCTTCCTGATGCATCACTACAAAGCTCCGCATGACTATTTCGATAATGCACCACGCTACGAATCCTACCTTGCCGATGTCGAGATTCCTGAACCGCCGACACTTTGGAAGCGAGATGCCAAGTTTGGTTCGATTGCGACACGGGGAGCGAACGACGAATTGCTGCCTCACATCGGGACGTCAATTGGGTCACGCAACCCACGACGGTCGTACCTGCTTGATTTACCAAAGATGTACCCGGCAGAGTTCCCCAAGAACTACAACCCCGATCATTACAGTGATGAAGAAAACACAAGACTGGCTTACAACGCCTATCTCAAGAAGTTTCTTCGATGTGTCAAAGGCATCGATGACAATCTTGGTCGACTATTCCGCTATCTTGAGGAGACCAACCAACTCGACAACACCGTCATCATCTATACAGGAGATCAAGGTTTCATGCTTGGCGAGCATGACTACCAAGACAAGCGTTGGATGTACGAGGAATCACAACGTATGCCTTTCCTTGTCCGGTACCCGAAGACGATCAAACCAGGACAACGGTTCGACACGATCATCGAGAATGTTGACTATGGTCCGACAATGCTAGACTTTGCCGATGCTCAGATTCCATCAACCGTTCAAGGACGGTCGTTTAAATCTCTCCTCGAAACAGGGAAAGAACCGGACGGCTGGAAGCAAGAAGCCTACTACCGTTACTGGATGCATATGGCTCACCATGACAATCCCGCGCATCTTGGCATCCGGACAAAAACCCACAAATTGATCTACTATTACGGTTGCAACTACGACGGTGGCTATCAAACACCACCGGGCTGGGAGTTGTACGACCTGGTGAACGATCCGCACGAAACCCAAAACATCTTTCATGATCCCCAACATCGCGAATTAGTTGCGGACCTTAAGCAACGTCTATCAGACACCCGCAAGCGGGTTGGCGACGATGGGAGCCACTTCCCGGACTGCGAAGCAATTGTACAGAAATTTTGGGATTACGATGACGCCGATCAAGCCGAGGCGGTCAAAATCTCGCACCAATACTTGAGACGTCGACAGGAAGAACTCAAAGCTGGCAAAAAGTGGGTAACGACTTGGAAAGGAAACGTCACGGATGATGATTAA
- a CDS encoding PSD1 and planctomycete cytochrome C domain-containing protein: MANRDQQRKPYASNAKVTVASKAVWFLCVTVAIFALQNPSPAVIANDSTIDANRLFTLKVLPLLKQKCFGCHGNDPKDIRGGYDLLSREGMLKGGDSGETSIVPGKPAESSLYQAVLWETYEMPPKETDRLTKAESEYIRKWIAAGAPWPNDETQRRIKQEEWSVRENENGIIVDTSGGLSNDWTYRRYQPQDIWAFQPVRKFDHQNFTKDGQNPIDFFIDRKLHEAGLSAAPQADPRTLIRRLTFDLTGLPPSQDEINTFLEAWKKDSQHAWADLTTRLLNSDHYGERQAQHWLDVVRYADTAGFSNDYERSNAWRYRDYVIRSFNNDKPFNEFVVEQIAGDELRPNDPEARIATGLLRMGPWGTAMIPKDEARQIYLDDLVHNVGQTFLAMPMRCCKCHDHKFDPIPTRDYYRMYATFAATQPAEMPVDFLPVENRNGFAKNRALTKELLDFAKAELAKVNNKQEAAAKKWYAEHNRPYKNENARKNDPEDQKPPRHVGLTPEEKGIKKVREQDVWIWQRRLERYQPMAQTVYNGPPASFVNSRKLRKPNQLNKKWQPESFILAGGSLEAPQDAVKPGVLSATGQVSHEDKKAPYLLTEEVQGRRLEFAKWVANDDNPLTARVIVNRVWASHFGQGIVKTANNFGAKGSKPTHPELLDWLTADFIENGWKIKRLHRLIVSSETYRRSGKSADHHRQTTVDPNNERLSSFPPRRLTAEEIRDGILAVTGELNREMGGVPIMPEINMEVALQPRMIQFSIAPAHQASRTPAERNRRTIYAYRVRGQADPFLEILNLPNPNESCELRDSAAVTPQAFTLLNSDTITDRSIAFALRVQKERPDDTEQWIRHAVQIAYGRKPTSDEQSLLHEYLKEMQVYHQNRKPNEVKYPTQVTRSLVEEFTGEPFEFIEKLNAYEDYTPDAKPWTVDSDTRALADVCLLLLNSNEFIYVY, encoded by the coding sequence ATGGCAAACCGTGATCAACAACGGAAACCTTATGCTAGTAACGCGAAAGTAACCGTAGCTTCGAAAGCGGTTTGGTTCCTTTGCGTCACGGTGGCCATCTTTGCCCTACAGAATCCGTCGCCTGCTGTCATAGCCAATGACAGCACGATAGACGCCAATCGGTTATTTACACTCAAAGTCTTGCCGCTGCTGAAACAGAAATGTTTCGGTTGTCATGGTAACGATCCGAAAGACATTCGCGGCGGCTATGATTTGCTCTCACGCGAAGGAATGCTGAAGGGTGGGGATTCAGGAGAGACTTCGATCGTCCCTGGGAAACCGGCTGAGAGTTCCCTCTATCAGGCCGTACTTTGGGAAACCTATGAGATGCCTCCCAAAGAAACGGACCGTCTAACGAAAGCGGAAAGCGAGTACATTCGCAAGTGGATTGCCGCCGGCGCGCCGTGGCCAAACGACGAAACTCAACGTCGCATCAAACAGGAAGAGTGGTCAGTTCGTGAGAACGAAAATGGAATAATCGTCGATACCAGCGGCGGTCTCTCGAATGATTGGACCTATCGTCGCTATCAACCCCAAGATATCTGGGCCTTCCAGCCCGTCCGGAAGTTTGATCACCAGAACTTCACCAAAGATGGGCAAAACCCGATTGATTTCTTCATTGATCGAAAGCTACACGAGGCCGGGCTATCCGCAGCTCCACAGGCAGACCCGCGCACGTTGATCCGTCGACTAACATTTGACCTCACAGGCCTACCACCAAGTCAAGACGAGATCAACACTTTCCTCGAAGCCTGGAAAAAGGATAGTCAACATGCGTGGGCGGATTTAACGACTCGTCTCTTAAACAGCGACCATTACGGTGAGCGTCAGGCACAACACTGGCTTGATGTCGTCCGCTATGCTGATACCGCCGGTTTCTCCAATGACTATGAACGCTCTAACGCTTGGCGTTATCGGGACTATGTCATCCGGTCCTTTAATAATGACAAGCCATTCAACGAATTCGTCGTCGAACAAATTGCTGGTGACGAACTGCGTCCGAATGATCCCGAAGCGCGGATTGCTACTGGGCTACTACGCATGGGTCCGTGGGGAACAGCAATGATTCCCAAAGATGAGGCCCGGCAGATCTATCTTGATGACCTCGTTCACAACGTCGGGCAAACATTCCTCGCAATGCCGATGCGATGTTGCAAATGTCATGACCACAAGTTTGATCCGATCCCGACTCGTGACTACTACCGAATGTATGCAACGTTTGCCGCCACGCAACCGGCGGAAATGCCCGTTGACTTCCTACCGGTAGAAAACCGAAACGGCTTTGCAAAGAATCGAGCTCTAACCAAAGAACTCCTCGACTTTGCCAAAGCGGAACTCGCCAAGGTCAACAACAAGCAAGAGGCGGCCGCGAAGAAGTGGTATGCCGAGCACAACCGACCTTATAAGAATGAGAACGCGCGGAAGAACGACCCCGAGGATCAGAAACCACCCCGTCACGTGGGTCTCACCCCTGAAGAAAAAGGCATTAAAAAAGTTCGCGAACAAGATGTGTGGATCTGGCAACGCCGACTTGAGCGGTATCAGCCAATGGCACAGACAGTCTACAATGGCCCGCCGGCTAGTTTTGTTAACAGCCGAAAACTTCGCAAGCCGAACCAGTTGAACAAGAAATGGCAACCCGAGAGTTTCATTCTCGCGGGTGGTTCGTTGGAGGCTCCGCAGGATGCTGTCAAACCAGGGGTCCTAAGTGCAACGGGGCAAGTTAGCCATGAAGACAAGAAAGCCCCCTATTTGCTAACAGAAGAGGTACAAGGGCGTCGGCTCGAGTTCGCGAAATGGGTTGCCAATGACGACAATCCACTCACAGCCCGCGTCATCGTCAATCGCGTTTGGGCCTCGCACTTTGGTCAGGGAATTGTCAAAACAGCGAACAACTTTGGTGCGAAAGGCAGCAAACCAACTCACCCTGAGCTTCTCGACTGGCTCACCGCTGATTTCATTGAAAACGGTTGGAAGATAAAACGACTTCACCGCCTGATCGTGTCATCAGAAACTTATCGTCGATCCGGAAAATCAGCCGACCATCATCGACAAACAACCGTCGACCCGAACAATGAACGACTTTCCTCGTTCCCTCCGCGCCGATTGACTGCGGAAGAAATTCGTGATGGGATCCTAGCAGTGACTGGCGAACTAAATCGCGAGATGGGTGGCGTACCAATTATGCCGGAGATCAACATGGAAGTTGCTCTGCAGCCTCGTATGATTCAGTTCTCGATCGCCCCAGCCCATCAGGCATCTCGGACACCGGCAGAGCGAAACCGCCGGACAATCTACGCATACCGGGTACGCGGACAGGCCGACCCGTTCTTGGAGATCCTAAACCTGCCTAACCCGAACGAATCGTGCGAACTTCGCGATTCCGCTGCCGTCACACCGCAGGCCTTTACGTTGCTCAATAGCGATACAATTACAGACCGGTCCATTGCCTTCGCACTTCGAGTTCAGAAGGAACGCCCTGACGACACCGAGCAATGGATTCGACATGCGGTTCAAATCGCGTATGGACGAAAACCAACTTCGGACGAACAATCGCTTCTCCATGAATATCTGAAGGAGATGCAAGTCTATCATCAGAATCGCAAGCCGAACGAGGTCAAGTACCCGACTCAGGTGACTCGCTCACTTGTCGAGGAATTCACAGGCGAACCATTCGAGTTCATCGAGAAACTCAACGCCTACGAAGACTATACGCCGGATGCAAAACCGTGGACTGTCGATTCAGACACTCGGGCACTTGCTGATGTCTGTCTATTACTACTCAACTCAAACGAGTTCATTTACGTCTACTAG
- a CDS encoding sodium:calcium antiporter produces MPNEVEPTDEEQVSTIGPIVSVLALVTLGICYAGGWEVGFLVSSVVVISILIWQACDPFADAAQWIGQRFELPGSVRGATLDAVASSMPELFSGLFFVIVALTSVDPGDPKALEAAGAEGYASTIATCAGSAVYNMILIPAFCALVISFYRQSRPTIDIDDEVITRDGVWFVGCNLVLVVFLFQDAVTWWMAVVLLGLYAVYVYHLFHDAQVYRVKVRAIQRHLEKVGEDATDVTVIEAVKAEGYRVSRVTAIRSIDAHAEGELGIEEEEQTRTAGVFFGMFDVPLNGRSAWAIIVCSTLVSALACYFLVESTYQAAEVLSVPAFFVAVIIAAAASSVPDTLLAIGAAMRGDDSGAVSNAFGSNIFDICVCLSIPLLVNSYLLGWEPVSLLQDGHPASGLVGLRVLLVVLTISTLGIMWHKRQLTRTKALVLCGSYVLFIAYAVLGSLGLLDF; encoded by the coding sequence ATGCCGAACGAAGTTGAACCGACCGACGAAGAACAAGTTTCAACAATCGGTCCCATCGTTTCGGTTCTTGCGTTAGTCACTTTGGGCATCTGCTACGCGGGCGGTTGGGAAGTTGGTTTCTTAGTCTCCAGCGTAGTCGTGATCTCAATTCTAATTTGGCAAGCCTGCGATCCATTTGCAGATGCTGCTCAGTGGATTGGCCAGCGGTTCGAACTTCCCGGTTCCGTGCGTGGTGCCACTTTAGACGCCGTTGCCAGTTCGATGCCGGAACTGTTTAGCGGTTTGTTTTTTGTCATTGTTGCCTTAACGAGCGTCGATCCTGGCGACCCCAAGGCTTTGGAAGCAGCTGGTGCCGAGGGGTATGCATCAACCATCGCGACCTGTGCCGGCAGTGCCGTCTATAACATGATTTTGATACCAGCGTTTTGCGCGTTGGTCATCTCGTTCTATCGTCAGAGCCGTCCCACGATCGATATTGACGACGAGGTGATCACCCGTGACGGTGTTTGGTTCGTTGGGTGCAACTTAGTTCTTGTCGTTTTTCTCTTTCAGGATGCTGTCACCTGGTGGATGGCAGTTGTTTTGCTCGGCTTATATGCAGTTTACGTCTATCACCTGTTCCATGATGCACAGGTTTATCGTGTCAAAGTGCGAGCCATTCAAAGGCATCTTGAGAAGGTCGGTGAAGACGCAACAGATGTAACCGTGATTGAAGCGGTCAAGGCGGAGGGGTACCGCGTGTCACGTGTGACCGCGATACGCTCCATCGATGCCCACGCCGAAGGGGAATTAGGAATTGAGGAGGAAGAGCAGACGCGGACAGCCGGCGTGTTCTTCGGCATGTTTGACGTGCCTTTGAACGGTCGATCGGCCTGGGCGATCATCGTGTGTTCGACGCTGGTGTCTGCGTTGGCGTGTTACTTTCTCGTCGAATCAACCTATCAAGCCGCAGAAGTGTTGTCTGTTCCCGCGTTCTTTGTGGCGGTGATTATCGCGGCGGCGGCATCTTCGGTGCCAGATACATTGCTCGCGATCGGTGCCGCGATGCGCGGTGATGATTCAGGCGCGGTCTCGAATGCGTTTGGGTCAAACATCTTCGACATTTGCGTATGCTTGTCGATTCCGCTGCTCGTGAATTCGTACCTGCTTGGCTGGGAGCCCGTCAGTTTGCTTCAGGACGGGCACCCCGCTAGCGGCCTCGTAGGACTACGAGTACTGCTTGTCGTGCTGACGATTTCGACATTAGGAATCATGTGGCACAAACGCCAACTAACACGCACCAAAGCTCTTGTGCTCTGTGGTTCCTATGTGCTCTTCATCGCTTATGCCGTTCTTGGCTCATTAGGTCTCCTTGACTTCTAA